A segment of the Kwoniella shivajii chromosome 2, complete sequence genome:
TGTAGTCAAGTTGGATCTGTTGGAGAGTCGACGAAGATATGATGTTCGAAGTAACgtatgaaagaagaaataagcGAATTCTGCACCGTGTTCAACGATTTATCGTCAGTAACAATACCATTGCTCAGATATAGAACTTGAGATATGATACAACGATGATTGGCAGGATTTTAATGGGATATAGACTCTTGATTTGGGTGTAAGATAAAATACACTCACGCTGAGAAAACGTCCCAAGCATACTAGCTCCAAATCCATGGAAAGCACCACTTATACCTTCTGTTTTCAATATACGTAAAAGCATCATTAACATTCCCCACTTCTTAGCTTTCTTAGCGAAATATCTCTTGATCATAGCAACTTGTTGATTCCGTTCACGTCCTGAGGAGGTGGTCGATGTTTGCTGTGTAGTCGAAGGTAAAGAGTCATCCTTGACTTGGATATCGccattgtcattgtcattatcgtcgtcgtcatcatcatcttctgcttgaAGTCTTGTTTTCACAGTATCAAGTGGATATACCGCTCTGACAGTCTCACaggatatcagcttgtaGGATCGTATGCGAAGCAGCTTATTTACCAAGTCAGAACAGTGAAAATACTCACGCATTAGCAAATACAGACCCTAATGCACCTGCTAGAGCTGACCCGAAAGGTGTCAGCGGTGGATGAGCGTGGGGAGCCATTTCTACTTGGTTCTAAACCGCACGACTTCCTAAGCAAATATCGGGTATCTGGCCCCACAGTTCAAGGCGCTCTGGCAGCTAAGCCTTCACTATACACTTTGGATTGAAAGTGCTGGATATTCTTATCTGGCGACAGTAGAGATATTGGCAAGATTGCTATTTTATTGTTATCATCCATGTTTGatttttctcttccttcGACGGGGGGAACTAATAACAATCTTCATATTCGGGTATCATACTAGAGTGATTTAACCGGTTGCTTGCCCATTGCTTCTCCTGATCAGAACCATTCTATACTCGAGTGTATCATTAGGATAATTTCCTAATTACCCGTTGAGGTTCCATTACAACCATTACAAAAGTTATTTCGGATGCAATCAATCACTTGGCAAACGTCATCAACCCCGTGGTTTACGCGTGCTTTTCATCTCTGTTCTGATTCAGTTATGCTTTGTCGCTTAGTTACAGCATAGCAAGTGAAGTTCAGTCGATCATGCTGGTGTTCTATGATGTGATACGAGCGAGCGTTCTCGCATGGATCTATCCTCATTACTGTAACCATACACATACCTCCAATCAACATATACACGAGGTTGACACGTCATACATTACCTTTgttctcccttttcttcgGAGAAGCACAGATCGCAATACCCCTGTTCCCCCACGTTTCTTCACCTCGAGGATACAAAGAGCTACAAGAGGGCTTTATCTCTCCtgcttttcctcttcttcctccttccctCTTTCATAGTAGCCTACTCCCACTATGCCAGATACAGAAGCTGCGTTGGCAATAGCCAATGCAGCCAATAACAATAACAGCAATGTGGAATCACAATCATCTACATCAACGTCCACACCGAAAGGCCAACCTCGACTAAGAAGACTAGCTTCGAAACCACTTAAGATGGCAGCGTCGACATTCAGACCACGAGCTTCATCAAGAGGGACTTCACCTGGACCTTCTTCTGAAACCGCTACTCTGGCTTCATCGGATTCAGCTTCAATGAGCCACGGCCACGGTCACGGTCATGAGAAACATGGAAGGTTTAGGAGAAAATCGAGACATCAACATATACCTAATGGTTCAGCTGGATTAACACCCGCACAGATAGCTTCGGCCGCTAGAGGACCAAGGAAACCgcttgaaggtgaagaaccTGCTGCTTATCTCAGAGTAAGAGTAGTAAGCGCAAAAGGTTTAGTTGCAAAAGATAGAGGTGGTACTTCTGATCCGTAAGTGACACCAAACCATCCTTTGACTATCTATCATCAACCCTATTGTCTTTAGCCGCTTGCTAAGATGCTATGTAACATGTGATATACACAGATTCCTCACTTTGCTCATGCCCCCTTCTTCGAGACATTCAACCAAAGTAATCAAGAAATCACTCGATCCTACTTTCCCTCCTGAAACAAGTACATTTGATTTCCCAATTCACCTCAGTTTGACAGGGGTGATCGGTGGTAGAGGTATCGAATGTGTACTCTGGGATAAGGTGAGCTGGCATCCAACATAAGGGGTATCCGATTGTTAACTCATGGGAATCTTCGATTAGGATCTTATGCGTAAAGAATACATGGGTGAACTCGCTATCCCTGTCGAAAAATGGTTCCCAGAAGGAGATATCCATTTATGGAACGAGAATGTTCCTGTGAGctatctcatctccaataCCATGGTACCGAAATCTGATAAACGATATAGCTTCTTACGCAACGCCTTTTATCTACCCGACGGAAGCACACAGTTAGTGGTTCAGTCTCCTTCCAGGTCGGTTTCATCCCGCCAAAAGATGCTATCAATCCTGAAGACGCACTCAAGAAAGTCAGACGAGTCCATGGATCACTTGTAGAACAAGCCGGTGTCGGAAGAAGCTCAATTGGCATTCTTGGTGTTCCTGCAGTAAGTGGTTTCGTTCTGATCATACATATCGCAGGCTGACACTCAATCTATCGTTGTAGCACAAAGGTATTGGAACGGTAAAAATGCGACCTGAAGAACCAATCAAACCTTCCCACATGCTGAAGCCCACTTCGGTGGTAGCATCTGCTGTTTCTGGCATAATGTCCTCCATGACAGGTGGACATAAGACTGTTCCACTCACAGATCAATCTTCTCAGCCACAAGTAGATGCATATGAGGAAGGGGAAgttgacgatgacgaagatcTTCTTTCCGATGACGGCATGTCAAGCTCTTCCTCAGACGAATTCGAAGATGCtcttgacgatgatgatacgCCTACGGGTCTCAATGAGTCACCTTCGGCAGTTGAGAACGTGATTGCAGGTATCAGTGGGCAAACTGCCGGTCTACCCGATGCTAAATCTAGTAAAGCAGGAGAAAAAAAGGATGGTGGAGGTTTATTGACTCCCGCTTCAATCCCTCCACCCAAAACACCTGCTAAAACGAGTCCCCAAGGAGACTATTTCGCCCCTTACCCAATGATTAAAGGTACTTCAGGTGATTCAGCTGTTGGCACTCCAGGTGTAGTTACTCCGGGAGGAACTAAACTGCGCCGACCATTATTCAAACGTGGCAAGAGTAAAACAGAGTCTTCCATCCAGAGTCAACCtatcgaaaagaagaaatcgaagggattcaactttgatgctaatcaaggtagagaagttTTGGGTATTGTTATTCTGGAAATCAAAGGTGCAGAGGACTTACCAAAACTAAAAAATGGTGAGTTCTAGCTATGAAGGGTGGTTCATTATGGACAAAAGCTGAATGACTCTGCTTAGCTCTGAAATTCTCCTTCGACATGGACCCGTTCGTCGTCATATCCTTTGGTAAAAAGGTTTTCAGGACCAGAGTCATAAGACATTCTCTCAATCCTACTTGGGATGAAAAGCTCCTCTTCCACGTCAGAAGACACGAAAGTACCTATACAATGCAATTCTCCGTACTTGACTGGGACAAGGTATTCATAATAATCTGTTATTCTTCATTGACTTTGCTGATGCCCGGAGCAGGTTTCCGGAAATGACATGGTCGGAACTTGTACTTTGCCTCTTAGCGAACTGATAGCGGATGCACCAAAACCCAATTCTGAGACTGGTCTCTATGAAAAGGAGGTAGACGGTAAACATGAAATGAAGGAGTTCACGGTCAGTCATCCATCATTTTCAGACAAAGGGATCGTGCTGATAAAATCTCACAGCTCAACGTTTCAACTGATAAAGATATGCCTTGGGAAGCAAGACATTCCCCTAAGCTTACCGTGAGGGCCAAATACGAACCATACGATGCTCTTCGACAACGCTTCTGGCGACAATACATCACTCAGTATGATGCCGATGACTCAGGCTGTATGTCGTACACCGAGCTCACCGCAATGCTTGACTCGCTCGGCTCCACACTTACTCGACGTACCCTCGAAGGTTACTTTTCCAGCTGTGGCAAATCCGccgaaaaagatgaaatgaccATTGATGAGGTCATACATTGTTTGGAAAAAGAAGTGACCAAATCGCGTtctgaaaaggagaaggtatCAGGTGATGAACTCGTTCCAAGCGGATCTAGTGTAGGAGAAACGTCGTACTCTGTATCTGCACAACCTACTCAAGAAGGATTAGATATGACTGGACCACAGGGAAACATCTCTCCTGGTGTCGATCCGGACGAATTAGCTGAGCATATCATGCAAAGTCGACCGAGAAACGATGACGAATCAGAACCTGCTGGTAACATCGAAAAAGTCGAGCCTGGTGTACCTGCtgtcaaagttgaaagaacAGCAACTATGGATGGAACGACAATGGCTTCCAATGAGCCTGCCGACGGTACACTAACACCCGGATCACTATTCtctgaaaatgaagatatcgataaCGAATTGTCGTCAACTGATGACAGGGAGAGAgtaatcaatatcaaaactTGTCCATTATGTCATCGACCTAGATTAGGTGAAAAAACGGAACAAGACATAGTAACTCATTTAGCAGTATGTGCATCGGCAGATTGGTCAAGAGTGGATAGGATCGTAACTGCGAATTATgtcacttcttctcaagcACAAAGGAAATTCTTATCTAAGATCGTCAATAAAGTAGCGATAGGAAGTTATGCCCTGGGTGCCAATTCGGCTAATATATTAGTCCAAGATAGACGAACAGGTCAATTGCAAGAGGAGAAAATGGCTGTaggtttcttcttttcgccCTTACATCTAAAAAAATGTTTGTGTTGACACGTCCCATGTGATATAGGTGTATGTTAGATTGGGTATCAGAGTCTTGTATAAAGGTGCAAAAGGTCAAATGCACGGTGCAAGGGGTAAGTGAAGTTTTTGGCTCAAGAGTCTCCGATTGCCTGAAACTACTACTGATTCCCTCGCATCGAATCCGTTAGCCCGAAAATTGCTTAAATCCCTCTCTGTTAAACAAGGATTAAAGTAcgattcaccatcttcagcagTGGACATACCTTCATTTATAGCATTCCATAAACTTGACGTCAATGAGATTCTAGATCCACTTGATTCGTTCAGGAACTTCAACGAGTTCTTCTACAGGAAACTGAGACCTGATGCGAGACCAGTAGAAGAACCAGGAAATGAAGGTAGATTGGTTTCCTGTGCGGATTGTAGGATGATGGCTTTTGAGACTGTCAATGAAGCTACTCAAATCTGGATCAAAGGGAGAGAATTCACAGTCGCAAGATTACTGGGTCCAAATTACAAAGATGTAGCGGATAGGTATGAAGGAGGTGGTTTGGGTATTTTCAGGTGGGTCATTGCGCAAGCAATTCTCCTTGGCTTGGTTATATAGGATGAATGAAGTTTGACGTATTTAACTGACTCACTCTTTCGCTGTTCCTATAAAACAGACTCGCCCCGCAAGATTATCACCGATTCCATTCACCTGTCAAAGGTAAAGTGGGTAAAATGACGATGATAGATGGCGAATACTACACAGTGAATCCTCAAGCTATAAGGACTACTCTAGATGTATATGGGGAGAACGTCAGGAAGGTAGTTCCtattcaaagtgaagaattcGGTCTAGTCATGACTGTATGGGTTGGTGCTATGAGTGAGTAGCAAAGGGATATAATCTTTCGAAGGAGATGTTGCTAATCTTTGGATGTGTCGTCATAGTGGTCGGAAGTATCTTGACGactgtcgaagaaggtcaagaaatAAATCGAGCTGAGGAATTAGGTTATTTCGCTTTCGGTAAGTTTTTAGTTTGATTTCTCAATGAATAGCGCAAGGATGTTAGCTGATTGTGTCGAATTCATCGACAGGTGGATCAACCATAGTCTGCTTATTCGAGAAGGGAGCAATGAAGTGGGATGAAGACTTATTACAGAATGGTAGAGCAAGTATTGAAACTCTTGTCAGGATGGGAATGGGCCTCGGTAGAAGTACGAGGAAGGGGGGGAACGATGTCGTCACGCCAGGCGAGAAGTGATATTCGATTGACCCAAGAATTTaaatgaaagaatcaagattCAAGGCAAAGTATCACGCAGAATCGTATACAAGGAGAAAGTGCAAGTATGATCCGAACCGATGGACGTTTACtttattgattgatgagacGATCGCGATTGGTGAAGTCGCTTTGGGGAAAGCCGTCTTTGCATTGAATCGGCTTGTATTTGGATCTTCAAAAAGCAACAGAAAAGTTATATCTTATACAGTAACAGCAACGATAGATGTGTGcatagatgatgataatgacatGATATGAGCATGAATGTGAATATGAAATATGAATTATTATGAAAAGTGCCACGTTCAATGGACAATGGACAAATCAACTGGTGACGTAGTGagaggagaatgagagaatCAACACAGCCCTTCACATTCCTCGGTCTATCATTCTATCCATCCGTCCATCTGTCCATCTACCaactcatcctcatcctAGCTGATATCACATTCCACATCTCAAACAAGAACTCATAGTCACTTAGTCACTGAAGATCAGAAGAAATAGGAGATAAAGATGCAAGCTATCAAATTAGGAAAGAAATATCCTGATTTGAAACAGGATGAGATATTTGATCTTATCAATAaattcaggtgagtcaattgCCCATTCGTCGTCCTCTTGTACGgctttccccttctcttgAAACCTTGGTTCAGTCAGCCGGAGAAAGCTGATGTTCAAGTGGACGTTCACGCTTGATAGACAAATAGACgtagaagaaaaaggtagTGTTGATAAAGCAACTGTCATTTCGGCGTTGCAGAGTAACGGAGAAGCTGATTACGATTCTGTGAGTATTCTACTCTTCCTCCCTCTCTCTGTGGTTTTCCCAGGAAACTCACGATTTCATGAATCCGATCCAAAACATGTGCAGAGATAAGAGGGTATCGTCGGACTTGTGCTAATGACTCTGCATCTAGGCAAGAGAAACACTCAAACATGTCAGCATCGATTCTTCAGGTAGAGtagaattagaagattgGGTACAACTTCATTCTTTACTGAGAACAGCGAAGAATGCACCTACGTGAGTATTTGTCGCGCATCCGGTGGGCTATTCCGTCATGAGAAAGAACTTGTGCTGAAAAATTAGCACGTACACAGATTCGAGACTACCAAAGGAAGGATCTCGGTCAAAGGTACTGCGGGAACAAACGCCCAACATACTatcaacgaagatgagagaagTTCATTCACGGATCATATCAATGCTGTGAGCTCAA
Coding sequences within it:
- a CDS encoding phosphatidylserine decarboxylase, whose amino-acid sequence is MPDTEAALAIANAANNNNSNVESQSSTSTSTPKGQPRLRRLASKPLKMAASTFRPRASSRGTSPGPSSETATLASSDSASMSHGHGHGHEKHGRFRRKSRHQHIPNGSAGLTPAQIASAARGPRKPLEGEEPAAYLRVRVVSAKGLVAKDRGGTSDPFLTLLMPPSSRHSTKVIKKSLDPTFPPETSTFDFPIHLSLTGVIGGRGIECVLWDKDLMRKEYMGELAIPVEKWFPEGDIHLWNENVPLLTQRLLSTRRKHTVSGSVSFQVGFIPPKDAINPEDALKKVRRVHGSLVEQAGVGRSSIGILGVPAHKGIGTVKMRPEEPIKPSHMLKPTSVVASAVSGIMSSMTGGHKTVPLTDQSSQPQVDAYEEGEVDDDEDLLSDDGMSSSSSDEFEDALDDDDTPTGLNESPSAVENVIAGISGQTAGLPDAKSSKAGEKKDGGGLLTPASIPPPKTPAKTSPQGDYFAPYPMIKGTSGDSAVGTPGVVTPGGTKLRRPLFKRGKSKTESSIQSQPIEKKKSKGFNFDANQGREVLGIVILEIKGAEDLPKLKNALKFSFDMDPFVVISFGKKVFRTRVIRHSLNPTWDEKLLFHVRRHESTYTMQFSVLDWDKVSGNDMVGTCTLPLSELIADAPKPNSETGLYEKEVDGKHEMKEFTLNVSTDKDMPWEARHSPKLTVRAKYEPYDALRQRFWRQYITQYDADDSGCMSYTELTAMLDSLGSTLTRRTLEGYFSSCGKSAEKDEMTIDEVIHCLEKEVTKSRSEKEKVSGDELVPSGSSVGETSYSVSAQPTQEGLDMTGPQGNISPGVDPDELAEHIMQSRPRNDDESEPAGNIEKVEPGVPAVKVERTATMDGTTMASNEPADGTLTPGSLFSENEDIDNELSSTDDRERVINIKTCPLCHRPRLGEKTEQDIVTHLAVCASADWSRVDRIVTANYVTSSQAQRKFLSKIVNKVAIGSYALGANSANILVQDRRTGQLQEEKMAVYVRLGIRVLYKGAKGQMHGARARKLLKSLSVKQGLKYDSPSSAVDIPSFIAFHKLDVNEILDPLDSFRNFNEFFYRKLRPDARPVEEPGNEGRLVSCADCRMMAFETVNEATQIWIKGREFTVARLLGPNYKDVADRYEGGGLGIFRLAPQDYHRFHSPVKGKVGKMTMIDGEYYTVNPQAIRTTLDVYGENVRKVVPIQSEEFGLVMTVWVGAMMVGSILTTVEEGQEINRAEELGYFAFGGSTIVCLFEKGAMKWDEDLLQNGRASIETLVRMGMGLGRSTRKGGNDVVTPGEK